Proteins from a genomic interval of Niabella soli DSM 19437:
- a CDS encoding amidohydrolase family protein, with translation MKLVLYTLFFLSSLTAVAQDDIYPAKKQEGVIVINNGTIHTGKGAVIQKGTIVIRDGKIQKVSEQPETISGATVIDASGKNVYPGLILPSTDLGLREIGSGVRGSNDYYELGEYNTDVRAIVAYNTDSRIINTLRANGILLANVMPNGRFLAGSSSVVQLDAWTWEDALYKADNGMVLNLPELIKPLRSYGPAPATDPVKEGMKKIEALKSFFAEAKAYANAPSKQETNLKFEALRPLFEKKQKLFVTADISRQILMAIDLAKRFDINVVIVGGSDSYLLADLLKQNNIPVILNALHALPTLEDDAIDQPFKTPAILKKAGVLFALNDDFAEARYRNLAFLAGTASSYGLSKEEALQAITADAARILGIEERTGSIEAGKDANIIIASGDILDMDKSIVTDAFIQGRKINLANKQTQLYERYKEKYKLQ, from the coding sequence ATGAAATTAGTATTATATACTTTGTTTTTCCTTTCCTCTTTGACGGCTGTTGCACAGGATGATATTTATCCTGCAAAAAAACAGGAGGGGGTTATTGTTATTAACAATGGGACCATCCACACCGGTAAAGGAGCTGTAATACAAAAGGGTACCATTGTGATCCGGGATGGGAAAATTCAGAAAGTAAGTGAACAGCCCGAGACGATCAGCGGCGCGACGGTTATTGACGCATCGGGGAAAAATGTTTATCCCGGTTTGATTTTACCCAGCACTGATCTCGGTCTGCGCGAGATCGGCAGCGGCGTACGGGGCAGCAATGATTATTATGAATTGGGAGAATATAATACCGATGTGCGCGCCATTGTGGCGTATAATACCGATTCAAGGATTATCAATACGCTTCGGGCTAACGGGATCCTGCTTGCAAACGTTATGCCCAATGGACGGTTCCTGGCGGGTTCGTCATCGGTAGTGCAGTTAGATGCCTGGACCTGGGAGGATGCTTTGTATAAAGCGGATAATGGAATGGTTTTGAACCTGCCCGAGTTGATAAAGCCGCTGCGCAGTTATGGACCAGCCCCCGCCACAGATCCTGTAAAAGAAGGAATGAAAAAGATTGAAGCATTGAAATCATTTTTTGCAGAAGCAAAGGCCTATGCGAATGCCCCTTCAAAACAGGAAACCAATCTTAAGTTTGAAGCTTTAAGACCCCTGTTTGAAAAGAAACAAAAACTCTTTGTAACCGCCGATATCTCCCGCCAGATCCTGATGGCGATTGACCTGGCTAAAAGATTTGATATCAATGTGGTGATTGTGGGCGGCAGTGACAGTTACCTGTTAGCCGATCTGTTGAAACAGAATAATATCCCGGTTATATTAAATGCATTACATGCGCTGCCTACCCTGGAAGACGACGCCATCGATCAACCTTTTAAAACACCTGCCATTCTCAAAAAGGCCGGCGTTTTATTTGCCTTGAATGATGATTTTGCAGAGGCACGTTATCGTAATCTCGCCTTCCTGGCGGGCACGGCCAGTTCATATGGACTTTCTAAGGAAGAAGCGCTGCAGGCCATTACAGCCGATGCCGCCCGCATTCTTGGAATAGAGGAGCGTACCGGCTCTATTGAAGCCGGCAAAGATGCCAATATTATTATAGCATCCGGTGATATCCTGGATATGGACAAAAGCATTGTTACGGACGCGTTTATCCAGGGAAGAAAGATCAACCTGGCTAATAAGCAAACCCAGTTGTATGAGCGGTATAAGGAGAAGTACAAATTGCAATAA
- a CDS encoding amidohydrolase family protein codes for MKKLILLPLSWLLCFIVSAQVSFPVNGVGDPRTGVYAFTNATIVKDAATIVRNATMVIKEGKIVSIGTENVPKDAVVVDCKGSYIYPSLIDIYSDYGIPALQKPAGGASFFGPQQFASNAKGPFNWNQAIRSEINAVDLFSADDAKAQPLRELGFGTVLSHQKDGIARGTGVVATLAKKKENLTIIKDKAAAFYSFSKGSSTQSYPGSMMGAVALLRQTYLDGQWYKNKPAKEGVNRSLEAWNEDQQLPQIFEANDKWSDLRADRIGDEFGVQYIIKGGGNEYQRIKEIAATKAPYILSLNFPDAQKVEDPADARFVALSDLEHWELAPGNPAAFEKAKIPFVITAADLKDPKSFWPNLRKAIQYGLSEKAALEALTATPAALLKVSDKVGSLAPGKFANFIITSGNLFSEKTVLLENWIQGDRYEINAKTNNEKSGQYQLAVTGSGSTRQYTLEVKNNGQATVKDQEALTTKFNSDGSLVAISFSLKPAAKTPAGQKDSVFEKTQAGYLVRLSGVDYGATWQGVGTDENGATVSWVATLIKNGITGKDSTLAKNNPPLGKVVYPFDGYGNEQLPQQETILIKDATVWTNEAEGRLEHTDVLVRAGKIAQIGKGLSVSDARVIDGSGRYLTPGIIDEHSHIAAFSINEGAQSVTSEVRIGDNLNPEDINIYRQLSGGVTTSHILHGSANTIGGQTQLIKLRWGADDEGLKFKGADPFIKFALGENVKRTAQPMGNTRYPDTRMGVYEVLNDAFQRARDYEKALQSGRKDVRRDLELDALVEILNKKRFITCHSYVQSEILGLINVAEKYNFRVNTFTHILEGYKVADRIKQHGSNVSTFSDWWAYKNEVRDAIPYNAAIMQKMGLNVCINSDDAEMARRLNQEAAKTIKYGGVTEDEAFKMVTLNPAKALHIQDRVGSIRTGKDADLVLWSANPLSIYAQALYTMVDGTIYFDREKDQQKQAYIATERNRLIQKMLAAAKGGAPTVAAKPTPQVILHCEDYEHAGGVLTVDGFDL; via the coding sequence ATGAAGAAATTGATATTGCTACCACTAAGCTGGCTGCTGTGCTTTATCGTGTCTGCACAGGTTTCGTTCCCGGTTAATGGCGTGGGAGATCCCCGCACAGGGGTGTATGCATTTACGAATGCGACAATTGTAAAGGATGCTGCCACAATAGTGCGGAATGCTACTATGGTCATTAAAGAAGGGAAAATTGTAAGCATCGGAACGGAAAATGTTCCCAAAGATGCCGTGGTAGTGGATTGTAAAGGGAGTTATATCTATCCCTCCCTGATAGATATATACAGCGATTACGGTATACCCGCTTTGCAAAAACCTGCAGGGGGGGCTTCTTTTTTTGGACCGCAGCAGTTTGCCAGTAATGCAAAGGGCCCCTTCAACTGGAACCAGGCGATCCGGAGTGAAATAAATGCCGTTGATCTTTTTAGCGCCGATGATGCAAAAGCGCAGCCCCTGCGGGAGCTCGGTTTCGGAACCGTGCTGTCGCACCAGAAAGATGGGATTGCCCGGGGCACGGGAGTGGTGGCCACCCTGGCAAAGAAAAAAGAAAATCTGACCATCATAAAAGATAAGGCTGCCGCATTTTATTCGTTTAGCAAAGGAAGCTCCACGCAAAGTTATCCCGGCAGTATGATGGGCGCCGTTGCATTGCTCCGTCAGACCTACCTTGATGGGCAATGGTATAAAAACAAACCGGCGAAAGAAGGCGTGAACCGGTCGCTGGAAGCATGGAATGAGGACCAGCAATTGCCGCAAATTTTTGAAGCCAATGACAAATGGAGCGACCTGCGGGCAGACCGTATTGGAGATGAATTTGGGGTGCAATATATTATCAAAGGGGGCGGCAACGAGTACCAGCGGATCAAAGAAATTGCTGCTACCAAAGCACCGTATATCCTTTCTTTAAATTTTCCCGATGCCCAAAAAGTAGAGGACCCTGCCGATGCGCGTTTTGTGGCCTTAAGCGACCTGGAACATTGGGAACTGGCACCGGGCAACCCGGCGGCCTTTGAAAAGGCAAAGATCCCGTTTGTTATTACGGCTGCAGATCTTAAGGACCCCAAATCTTTTTGGCCCAACCTGCGAAAGGCAATACAATACGGGCTTTCCGAAAAAGCCGCTTTAGAGGCACTCACGGCTACTCCCGCAGCCTTGCTTAAAGTTTCAGATAAAGTGGGCAGTCTGGCGCCGGGTAAGTTCGCCAATTTTATCATTACCAGCGGCAATCTTTTCTCAGAAAAAACCGTGCTCCTGGAAAACTGGATCCAGGGAGACCGGTATGAGATCAACGCAAAAACAAACAACGAAAAAAGCGGTCAGTACCAATTGGCCGTTACCGGTTCCGGCAGCACCCGGCAATATACGCTGGAAGTGAAAAATAATGGACAGGCGACCGTAAAAGACCAGGAGGCCTTAACTACCAAATTTAATTCCGATGGCAGCCTGGTAGCCATCAGCTTTTCTTTAAAACCAGCAGCCAAGACCCCCGCCGGCCAAAAGGATTCAGTTTTTGAAAAGACGCAGGCCGGATACCTGGTACGACTGAGCGGTGTTGATTATGGCGCCACCTGGCAGGGAGTAGGAACGGATGAAAATGGGGCAACCGTTAGCTGGGTAGCTACCCTCATAAAAAATGGCATTACGGGCAAAGATTCAACGCTGGCAAAAAACAATCCGCCATTGGGGAAGGTTGTGTATCCCTTTGATGGGTACGGCAATGAGCAACTGCCGCAGCAGGAAACCATTCTTATAAAAGATGCAACAGTTTGGACCAATGAAGCTGAAGGCCGCCTGGAGCATACCGATGTATTGGTGCGGGCCGGTAAGATTGCACAAATAGGAAAGGGGCTTTCCGTTTCTGATGCAAGAGTGATCGATGGCAGCGGCAGATACCTGACGCCCGGCATTATTGATGAGCACTCACATATTGCCGCTTTCTCTATTAATGAAGGCGCACAATCCGTTACTTCAGAAGTGCGCATTGGTGATAACCTGAACCCGGAGGATATCAATATCTATCGCCAGCTAAGCGGCGGCGTTACTACTTCTCATATTCTGCATGGCTCTGCCAATACGATCGGCGGGCAAACACAACTGATAAAACTGCGCTGGGGTGCGGATGATGAAGGACTGAAATTTAAGGGTGCTGATCCGTTTATAAAATTCGCCCTCGGTGAGAATGTAAAACGTACGGCACAGCCTATGGGAAATACACGTTATCCTGATACCCGTATGGGCGTATACGAAGTATTGAATGATGCATTTCAACGCGCCAGGGATTATGAAAAAGCGCTGCAATCGGGGCGAAAGGATGTACGCAGGGACCTGGAGCTGGATGCGCTGGTTGAAATATTGAACAAGAAACGGTTTATTACCTGTCACAGCTATGTGCAAAGCGAAATATTGGGACTGATCAACGTTGCCGAAAAATATAATTTCAGGGTGAATACGTTTACTCATATACTCGAAGGGTATAAAGTGGCCGACCGGATCAAACAACACGGATCGAATGTGTCTACTTTCTCCGACTGGTGGGCCTATAAGAATGAGGTGCGGGATGCAATTCCTTATAATGCGGCCATTATGCAAAAAATGGGGCTGAATGTATGTATCAACAGTGATGATGCTGAAATGGCGCGTCGCCTGAACCAGGAAGCGGCCAAAACGATCAAATACGGTGGCGTAACGGAGGACGAGGCATTTAAGATGGTTACCTTAAATCCTGCAAAAGCATTGCACATCCAGGACAGGGTAGGTAGTATTAGAACCGGCAAGGATGCCGACCTGGTTTTGTGGAGCGCTAATCCGCTGAGCATTTATGCGCAGGCACTTTATACAATGGTGGACGGTACTATTTATTTTGATCGGGAGAAAGACCAGCAAAAGCAGGCCTACATTGCAACGGAGCGCAATCGCCTGATCCAGAAAATGCTGGCTGCTGCAAAAGGAGGGGCCCCCACGGTTGCCGCAAAGCCCACGCCACAGGTGATACTGCACTGTGAGGATTATGAGCATGCAGGTGGTGTTTTAACTGTTGATGGCTTTGATCTTTAA
- a CDS encoding ammonium transporter yields the protein MTRRLAIIPFTLVILVGILCLFCGHNPVKIEQHAEINSGDTAWMLTSAALVLIMTPGLAFFYGGMVKKKNVISTMLQSFICMAIVTMIWVIFGFSLAFGDSIGGIIGNPKTFFLMNGVLEGKPWPLAATVPLAVFAFFQLKFAIITPALVTGAFSERIRFTSLILFICLFIVFIYCPLAHATWHPDGFLFKLGVLDFAGGTVVHMSAGLAALAGAIYLKKRTDTSENKPARITYVLIGTGLLWFGWFGFNGGSAMGANTLAASALATTAVASGAAAFCWIIFDALKGKKPSAMGTSIGAVVGLVAITPAAGFVSIPHAMVIGIVAAIISNLMVEWRTKTSIDDTLDVFPCHGVGGMVGMLLTGVFANKAINPAGANGLFFGETKLFTTHVLVLIGVVVFVLTMSFILLKVTDLITPLRVTEEEEKEGLDRSQHGESL from the coding sequence ATGACCCGAAGATTAGCGATCATTCCATTTACCCTGGTTATTCTTGTTGGTATTCTTTGTTTGTTTTGCGGCCACAATCCCGTTAAGATTGAGCAACATGCGGAAATCAATTCCGGCGATACGGCCTGGATGCTGACATCAGCCGCCCTCGTACTGATCATGACCCCCGGCCTGGCCTTTTTCTATGGTGGGATGGTTAAAAAGAAAAACGTGATCTCTACCATGTTACAGAGCTTTATTTGCATGGCCATTGTAACGATGATATGGGTGATTTTTGGGTTTAGTCTGGCTTTTGGCGATTCCATTGGCGGTATTATCGGCAATCCCAAAACCTTTTTTCTGATGAACGGAGTGTTGGAAGGAAAGCCCTGGCCGTTGGCGGCTACCGTACCTCTGGCAGTATTTGCTTTTTTTCAATTAAAGTTTGCCATTATTACACCAGCGCTGGTTACCGGTGCCTTTTCAGAACGGATCCGGTTTACATCCCTGATCCTTTTTATATGTCTTTTTATTGTATTTATTTATTGTCCGCTGGCGCATGCCACCTGGCATCCGGATGGCTTTTTATTTAAGCTGGGTGTACTGGATTTTGCAGGCGGGACCGTGGTGCATATGAGCGCGGGTCTGGCCGCATTGGCAGGAGCAATCTATTTGAAAAAGCGCACGGATACCAGCGAAAATAAGCCGGCGCGGATCACCTATGTGTTGATCGGTACCGGTTTACTTTGGTTTGGCTGGTTTGGGTTTAACGGGGGCTCTGCAATGGGAGCCAACACGCTGGCAGCCTCTGCTTTGGCTACCACTGCCGTTGCTTCCGGAGCCGCTGCTTTTTGCTGGATCATCTTTGATGCGTTGAAGGGTAAGAAGCCTTCAGCGATGGGCACTTCGATCGGCGCGGTTGTGGGCTTGGTGGCCATTACGCCCGCCGCAGGATTTGTGAGCATTCCGCATGCAATGGTTATCGGAATTGTGGCAGCGATCATCAGTAACCTGATGGTGGAGTGGCGCACAAAAACATCTATTGATGATACCCTGGACGTATTTCCCTGCCACGGTGTGGGTGGTATGGTGGGCATGTTGCTTACTGGTGTTTTTGCCAATAAAGCGATCAACCCTGCGGGGGCAAACGGATTGTTTTTTGGAGAAACAAAACTATTTACAACCCATGTACTGGTGCTGATTGGTGTAGTGGTGTTTGTGTTGACGATGTCTTTTATCCTGTTAAAAGTAACCGACCTGATCACGCCACTGCGGGTAACGGAAGAAGAAGAAAAAGAAGGGTTGGACCGTTCGCAGCACGGAGAAAGTTTATAA
- a CDS encoding M16 family metallopeptidase, with translation MKSKKTSPGMLLLFLLLSVTGFSQNQLKVPVEYYTLPNGLKVVLSQDKTAPTVVVGVYYNIGFRIEPKDRTGFAHLFEHLMFQGSKNLGKMEFIKLVQQNGGILNGSTRFDFTNYFEIMPAHTLETALWAEADRMKGLDITQENLTNQQGVVKNEVKVNVLNQPYGGFPWLDMPQYANKNWYNAHNFYGDLKDIDAANLNDVAAFFKTYYAPNNAALVVVGDFEIPTAKEWVKKYFSAIPASKLPAKPDLSEPRQEQEQRFTKTDSLAKKPAIAFAYKMPEKNTPEYYAMGLIDQLLVQGKDSRLYKYMVQDNGFTSGVNGGINYLGNMFNYNGPMVWMADLKYDTLSKTDAIIATFDKAIASLNNVSKEDLERAKIKMLSGLYDILGGQFGVGKVDLLASFALFDNNPNKINQLENEFKKVTPALFEKTVKEYLRPQNRTILIAAPKGK, from the coding sequence ATGAAGAGCAAAAAAACATCACCGGGAATGTTACTATTATTCCTGTTATTATCCGTTACCGGATTCTCCCAAAACCAGTTAAAAGTTCCTGTAGAATATTATACATTGCCCAATGGACTGAAAGTGGTACTCTCGCAGGATAAAACCGCTCCCACCGTAGTTGTAGGTGTTTACTACAATATTGGTTTTCGCATTGAGCCTAAAGATCGTACCGGCTTTGCCCACCTGTTTGAGCACCTGATGTTCCAGGGTTCAAAAAACCTGGGTAAAATGGAATTTATTAAACTGGTTCAGCAAAACGGAGGAATTTTGAACGGCTCTACCCGTTTCGACTTTACAAATTACTTCGAGATTATGCCTGCCCACACGCTCGAAACGGCGCTTTGGGCGGAGGCAGACCGCATGAAAGGACTGGACATTACGCAGGAAAATCTTACGAATCAGCAGGGCGTTGTAAAGAACGAGGTAAAAGTAAATGTATTAAACCAACCCTATGGCGGATTCCCCTGGCTGGATATGCCACAATACGCCAATAAGAACTGGTACAATGCCCATAATTTTTACGGGGACCTAAAGGACATTGACGCTGCTAACCTTAATGATGTTGCTGCATTTTTTAAAACCTATTACGCGCCTAACAATGCCGCCCTGGTGGTGGTAGGCGATTTTGAGATCCCAACTGCCAAAGAGTGGGTAAAGAAATACTTTTCAGCAATCCCGGCTTCAAAGCTTCCTGCAAAACCCGACCTCAGCGAACCCCGGCAGGAACAGGAACAGCGCTTTACCAAAACCGATAGCCTCGCTAAAAAACCAGCGATCGCTTTTGCGTATAAAATGCCGGAGAAAAACACACCGGAATATTATGCCATGGGGCTTATTGATCAATTGCTGGTACAAGGCAAAGACAGCCGGCTATATAAATATATGGTACAGGATAATGGATTTACTTCCGGCGTAAACGGTGGTATCAACTACCTGGGCAATATGTTCAACTATAACGGGCCGATGGTTTGGATGGCGGATCTCAAGTACGACACCCTGTCAAAAACGGATGCGATCATTGCTACTTTTGATAAAGCGATCGCCAGCCTGAACAACGTCAGCAAAGAAGACCTGGAACGTGCTAAAATTAAGATGCTTTCGGGCTTATACGATATTCTTGGCGGACAATTTGGTGTAGGCAAAGTAGACCTGCTGGCCTCTTTTGCTTTATTTGATAATAATCCCAATAAAATAAACCAGTTGGAAAATGAATTTAAAAAAGTAACGCCCGCTCTTTTTGAAAAGACAGTGAAGGAATACCTGCGCCCGCAAAACAGAACGATCCTGATCGCCGCACCCAAAGGGAAATGA
- a CDS encoding M16 family metallopeptidase, which produces MKKILRPIAAIALLLIAASNSQAQKETPPKGATPKDFVLPGKKTATLPNGMRSTLIQYGQIPKVTIQLIIKAGNVNEAPNEIWLSDLMGDLMEEGTTTLPAQEIARKAAAMGGEISIAVTADQLLVRGTALSQYAPALIGLMADIIQHPAFPEKELPRLKANMKRRLVLSKGVPQSIAGEKFAQMMYGNSPYGRIYPTEAMVEGYTLEQIKKFYDDNIGAKRSVLYVAGKFDEGVVGKEISTLFSSWKPGPAISYPSISDAYTPATAIIDRKGAPQTTIIMGLPAITPKNPDFLPLSITNALLGGSFASRITANIRENKGYTYSPSSSFNVHPGGAYWAENADVTSEHTIDAINEIKKEIVRLAGEPPAAAELDGIKKYNAGIFVLQNSTPAGIISQLNTLDLYGLDESYLTNRVKNIYAVTPDQVSALTKKYLLPEKMSLVMVGDEQAIKEQQAKAK; this is translated from the coding sequence ATGAAAAAAATACTTCGCCCTATAGCTGCAATAGCCCTGCTACTCATTGCAGCATCCAATAGCCAGGCGCAAAAGGAAACACCACCCAAAGGAGCAACGCCAAAAGATTTTGTATTGCCAGGAAAAAAAACAGCAACACTGCCCAATGGCATGCGCAGCACCCTTATTCAATACGGGCAGATCCCCAAGGTAACTATACAACTGATCATAAAAGCCGGGAATGTAAACGAGGCGCCCAATGAAATTTGGCTTTCCGATTTAATGGGCGATCTTATGGAAGAAGGCACTACCACGCTGCCGGCACAGGAAATTGCCCGGAAAGCAGCTGCTATGGGAGGCGAAATCAGTATTGCAGTAACTGCTGATCAATTACTGGTCCGCGGCACCGCCTTATCGCAATATGCACCGGCACTGATCGGACTGATGGCAGACATCATTCAACATCCGGCTTTCCCTGAAAAAGAACTTCCCCGTTTAAAGGCAAATATGAAACGGCGCCTCGTGCTGTCAAAGGGCGTTCCCCAATCCATTGCCGGGGAGAAATTTGCCCAAATGATGTATGGTAACAGTCCATACGGAAGAATATACCCTACGGAAGCCATGGTCGAAGGCTATACGCTGGAGCAGATTAAAAAATTCTACGATGACAATATAGGAGCTAAACGTTCGGTGTTATATGTGGCGGGGAAATTTGACGAGGGCGTTGTGGGTAAAGAAATCAGTACCTTATTTTCCTCCTGGAAACCGGGTCCGGCAATCAGCTATCCTTCCATCAGCGATGCCTATACACCGGCTACCGCCATCATCGATCGTAAGGGCGCGCCACAAACCACCATCATCATGGGGCTGCCGGCCATAACGCCTAAGAACCCCGATTTTCTGCCCTTATCTATCACCAATGCTTTACTGGGCGGTTCCTTTGCTTCCCGCATTACCGCTAACATCCGGGAAAATAAGGGATACACCTACTCTCCGTCAAGCAGCTTTAATGTTCATCCGGGCGGAGCCTACTGGGCAGAAAATGCTGATGTAACCAGCGAGCACACGATAGATGCGATCAATGAAATTAAAAAAGAGATCGTTCGGCTGGCCGGCGAACCCCCTGCAGCGGCAGAACTGGATGGCATTAAAAAATATAACGCAGGCATTTTTGTACTGCAAAACTCCACTCCTGCCGGAATTATTTCCCAACTGAACACACTGGACCTTTATGGCCTGGACGAAAGCTACCTAACCAATCGCGTAAAAAATATTTATGCGGTAACCCCCGATCAGGTTTCTGCATTGACTAAAAAATATCTCCTACCGGAAAAAATGTCTCTCGTTATGGTAGGCGATGAACAGGCTATTAAGGAGCAACAAGCTAAAGCCAAATAG